A section of the bacterium genome encodes:
- a CDS encoding TonB-dependent receptor: MVQRFAIPLLVVFLCAAFLAAPVMAGETGKIAGRVTDAASGQPLIGANVMIIERLESGRPISLSGSAIQGAVTDPNGEYYIINIKPGIYTVKFVYIGYQSVNRTQVTVSVDLTTKVDCRLSTTVLESGESIDIVADRVQVQKDLTSSQVSFGADKIDQLPVRSVAELVNLQAGVVTDDSGNLHIRGGRTSEITYMVDGVKVVDPLSRSAGISIDDQAIQELKTITGTFNAEYGQALSGVVNIVTKQGSDQFHVNATGYFGDHLSFDDGTYYVMSNAAWANAAARALTRGGNFIIYDFGKINPFTSSAQATKPWLTRKAYLNRYDPTTNTDFQVNISGPIPLTQKRLTYFVSGRYQNSPSFIQGVRYFMPWGFRSPAGDTVHTFAKADNAMVPLGWYKGYSSQAKFFLDASTKLKLSYGLYYNYDRSYGVGWDYKYVPDAGKHYNTRSQTHIFSAKYIASKSTFLDFKANYYNKRHKNFLYEDPYDYRYMPTESAMIEQYVYGRSVEDDISVITRTNDFTYYGNSTDIGKNDVSYYNFSLDLTSQLNKRHLVKMGAATTLNDLRNDWYQLQFSDVTFRPIVPAESSPYHVRYGAKPREMSAYIQDKIEFNELIINIGLRYDYFDPDGRVLADPMDPQIYAPFKMDHIYSNYAPGTPDSALVKYTVAEREKFWWKKASAKSQLSPRFGLSFPITDKGVIHFSYGWFFQNPQMSYLYDNPNFWITGAGASNLVGNADLNAERTVMYELGLQQQLSDNLYLHLTGFYRDIRDWLGTGEPIDTYQGMTYYNYVNKDHAAAKGVTLSGSYRLSKLALNVDYTYMTAKGTSSNPQDAYYDALAKVAPRIQMINLNWDQRQALNTVFSWADRGWSASLVSTINSGLPYTPSFARGEVSGSGTFTGLRENSERKPMTYNLDLRVGRTISFGTVRAQVFCNVTNLLDTRNANGIYSDTGRPDYTLQGINQVDRVGMPDVEISNVAEYFTRPGNYSSPRFIQLGLRLSK; encoded by the coding sequence ATGGTGCAACGCTTTGCCATCCCCTTGCTCGTCGTCTTCCTCTGCGCTGCGTTTCTGGCGGCGCCCGTGATGGCGGGGGAGACCGGCAAGATCGCCGGCCGGGTGACCGATGCCGCGTCCGGACAGCCCCTCATCGGCGCCAATGTGATGATCATCGAGCGTCTCGAATCCGGCCGCCCCATTTCACTCAGCGGCTCTGCAATCCAGGGGGCCGTCACCGATCCCAATGGCGAGTACTATATCATCAACATCAAACCGGGGATCTATACGGTCAAATTTGTCTATATCGGTTACCAGTCGGTCAACCGGACGCAGGTCACGGTCAGCGTCGATCTCACCACCAAAGTGGACTGCCGTCTCTCAACCACGGTTCTTGAAAGCGGCGAATCGATTGACATCGTCGCCGACCGGGTCCAGGTGCAGAAGGATCTAACCTCCTCACAGGTCTCCTTTGGTGCGGACAAGATCGATCAGCTCCCGGTGCGCAGCGTCGCCGAGCTGGTCAATCTACAGGCCGGCGTCGTCACCGACGACAGCGGCAACCTCCATATCCGCGGCGGCCGTACCAGTGAAATCACCTACATGGTCGACGGGGTCAAGGTCGTCGACCCCCTCAGCCGTTCGGCGGGCATCAGCATCGATGACCAGGCGATCCAGGAACTAAAGACCATCACAGGCACCTTTAACGCAGAGTACGGCCAGGCCCTTTCCGGTGTGGTCAATATCGTCACCAAGCAGGGAAGCGACCAGTTTCACGTCAACGCCACCGGCTACTTCGGCGATCACCTCAGCTTTGATGACGGCACCTATTACGTCATGAGCAACGCCGCCTGGGCCAACGCTGCAGCCCGTGCCTTGACCCGCGGCGGCAATTTCATCATCTACGATTTCGGCAAAATCAATCCCTTCACCTCCAGCGCCCAGGCGACCAAACCCTGGCTGACCCGGAAGGCCTACCTGAACCGCTATGACCCGACCACGAACACCGATTTTCAGGTCAATATCTCCGGTCCCATCCCCCTGACCCAGAAACGGCTGACCTATTTCGTCTCGGGACGCTATCAGAACAGCCCGAGTTTTATCCAGGGCGTGCGTTATTTCATGCCGTGGGGATTCCGCTCGCCGGCCGGCGACACGGTGCACACCTTCGCCAAAGCGGATAACGCAATGGTGCCTTTGGGCTGGTACAAGGGCTACTCTTCGCAGGCCAAATTCTTTCTGGATGCCTCCACCAAACTCAAACTCTCCTACGGTCTTTATTATAACTATGACCGCAGCTATGGCGTGGGCTGGGACTACAAGTATGTGCCGGATGCCGGCAAACACTACAATACCCGCAGTCAGACCCATATTTTTTCGGCCAAATACATCGCTTCCAAGAGCACCTTCCTCGATTTCAAGGCCAACTATTACAACAAGCGCCACAAGAACTTTCTCTATGAAGATCCCTACGACTACCGTTATATGCCTACCGAGTCGGCGATGATCGAGCAGTATGTTTACGGTCGCAGTGTGGAGGATGACATCTCGGTCATCACTCGCACCAACGATTTCACCTACTATGGCAATTCGACCGATATCGGCAAGAACGATGTCTCCTATTACAACTTCAGCCTCGATCTGACCAGCCAGCTCAACAAGCGCCATCTCGTTAAGATGGGGGCGGCGACCACCCTCAACGATCTGCGCAACGACTGGTACCAGCTGCAATTCTCGGATGTCACCTTCCGGCCGATTGTGCCGGCCGAGAGCTCGCCTTACCATGTCAGATACGGCGCAAAACCCCGGGAGATGTCGGCCTATATTCAGGACAAGATCGAATTCAACGAGCTGATTATTAATATCGGCTTGCGGTATGACTATTTTGATCCGGATGGCCGGGTGCTCGCCGATCCCATGGATCCACAGATCTATGCCCCGTTCAAGATGGACCACATCTACAGCAACTATGCGCCGGGCACGCCCGACAGCGCTCTGGTCAAGTATACAGTCGCGGAACGGGAGAAATTTTGGTGGAAGAAGGCCAGTGCCAAGTCACAGCTCTCACCCCGCTTCGGGCTCTCGTTCCCGATCACGGACAAGGGGGTGATTCATTTCAGTTACGGCTGGTTCTTCCAGAATCCGCAGATGAGCTATCTGTATGACAATCCCAATTTTTGGATCACCGGGGCCGGCGCCAGCAATCTCGTCGGCAATGCCGACCTCAATGCGGAGCGCACGGTCATGTACGAGCTCGGCCTGCAGCAGCAGCTTTCGGATAACCTCTACCTCCATCTCACCGGTTTTTACCGGGATATCCGCGACTGGCTGGGCACCGGCGAGCCGATCGATACCTACCAGGGGATGACCTACTATAACTATGTCAACAAGGACCATGCCGCTGCCAAGGGCGTGACCCTCTCCGGCAGCTACCGCCTCAGCAAGCTTGCCCTCAACGTCGATTATACCTACATGACGGCTAAGGGCACCTCCTCCAATCCCCAGGACGCCTATTATGATGCCCTGGCCAAGGTGGCGCCGCGCATTCAGATGATCAACCTCAACTGGGACCAACGCCAGGCCCTCAACACCGTCTTCAGCTGGGCGGACCGCGGCTGGTCGGCAAGTCTGGTGAGCACCATCAACTCCGGCCTGCCTTATACGCCTTCCTTCGCTCGCGGTGAGGTTTCGGGTTCAGGGACCTTCACCGGCCTGCGCGAGAACAGCGAGCGCAAGCCGATGACTTATAATCTCGATCTGCGCGTCGGCCGCACCATCAGCTTTGGCACCGTGCGCGCCCAGGTGTTCTGCAACGTCACCAATCTGCTGGATACACGCAACGCCAATGGCATCTATTCCGATACCGGCCGGCCCGACTATACCCTG
- a CDS encoding sugar-binding protein encodes MKLFSKVMVVVSTILLLGSMAFSQVQFDFESTSAGTQNWGIWWGNAANSLSRAADPTGRSTGVLKLSCTAATGDGKAAIGIDPLPLGWTSALQQGAKFFTVDVYLPADFPDSAQVKLWAQIAEGSWQWTDYKWSIAGEGMHCKAGQWVTLHYPVLGMMEAYPNFQPWLKIKGGIEVYFPSDKSSSPTWSGDILIDNFAIEGVEPIVVADFRTSQANFGKYWGDALTAVSIEFDPNDATNEVFVLDCDASKGDTKAAIGTDPVNLLWTSAQAEGAYFASFRVYVPADFPTNAVIKVWMQIAEGSWQWTDYKFSVAGEGVHIKAGQWNTIYYPVKHAMETWPNFQPWLKVKGGLEIYFGAGQTWKGKVLMDDYTLHTLEVGDKWVVGNWDKPSAGLQGFANNGWGASLISIAQAADPSGRTPGVLATNWDFGKALAGSKKGSFDNTNINLGWTSKSDTGATAITMDVWVPADAPLGAQISIFAMDHAKWTWTEKSFFLNDSTFKPGMWNTMTYNVLEHVASGEIDPTTVLTVGCQIYYNVDNNWAGTVYFDNFTLVGIKAPEGKVVSPAITGTIETFSGPGVTYNYFNVAWVDNEIGTETYNVYMSKSPITNVAAPGVVLIGNAIPHATQYYAYRPWSKTSEPVTLYFAVTAVASDGTEMDLTDKSVAGPLTCNTSVTAKAYYVADFASKFSLDGLDNEFTDYKQYGLRAERHNGTDTTGWTPTSTDMSWNATFVIDDDYLYISADVTDDDLNANGSEPVVSGSQAWMGDALEFYLGFYNALLEPPHKFKDVDLAGTGDWRIGFTAWGTTQKSGSSDFEFPGVERTVYQKFTGDGYIIEVRIALDSLAKGHDLKVVDGMMMPLRIDGTDLDPSKGDTGRTLWTGWGNQGNSQDWMRPATFGFLQVIGGPTAVETEPVQPLVFELKNNYPNPFNPVTTISYQVAKTSPVRIAVYDLLGKEVATLVDGQITAGSHTITWNGQNHAGQAVSSGVYFCRMITPEYSHILKMTLLK; translated from the coding sequence ATGAAACTTTTTTCGAAAGTGATGGTTGTGGTCTCCACGATTCTGCTGCTGGGCAGCATGGCTTTCTCTCAGGTCCAGTTCGATTTTGAGAGCACCAGCGCCGGCACGCAGAATTGGGGTATCTGGTGGGGCAATGCCGCCAATTCGTTGAGCCGAGCGGCCGATCCCACCGGCCGTTCGACCGGTGTTCTCAAACTCTCCTGCACGGCTGCGACTGGTGATGGCAAGGCCGCGATCGGTATCGATCCCCTGCCTCTCGGCTGGACTTCGGCCCTGCAGCAGGGCGCCAAATTCTTCACCGTGGACGTCTATCTCCCCGCCGATTTCCCAGATTCAGCGCAAGTCAAACTCTGGGCGCAGATCGCCGAAGGCTCCTGGCAATGGACCGATTACAAGTGGTCGATCGCAGGTGAAGGGATGCATTGCAAGGCCGGCCAGTGGGTCACCCTGCACTACCCCGTCCTCGGGATGATGGAAGCCTATCCCAATTTCCAGCCCTGGCTGAAGATCAAGGGCGGCATTGAGGTTTATTTCCCGAGCGACAAGAGTTCCAGCCCGACCTGGAGCGGCGATATCCTCATCGATAATTTTGCCATCGAGGGCGTCGAGCCCATCGTCGTTGCCGATTTCAGGACCAGCCAGGCTAATTTCGGCAAATACTGGGGTGATGCCTTGACGGCTGTTTCAATTGAATTCGATCCCAATGATGCCACCAATGAGGTTTTCGTACTCGACTGCGATGCCTCCAAAGGCGACACCAAGGCCGCCATCGGCACCGATCCGGTCAACCTGCTCTGGACCTCCGCGCAAGCAGAAGGCGCATACTTCGCCAGCTTCAGGGTCTATGTTCCGGCCGATTTCCCGACCAATGCGGTCATCAAGGTCTGGATGCAGATTGCTGAGGGTTCCTGGCAGTGGACCGATTACAAGTTCTCCGTCGCCGGCGAAGGCGTGCATATCAAGGCCGGGCAGTGGAACACCATCTACTACCCCGTCAAGCATGCCATGGAGACCTGGCCCAATTTCCAGCCCTGGCTGAAAGTCAAGGGCGGCCTTGAGATCTACTTCGGCGCCGGCCAGACCTGGAAGGGCAAGGTCCTGATGGATGACTACACCCTTCACACCCTCGAAGTGGGCGATAAATGGGTGGTTGGCAACTGGGACAAGCCTTCGGCCGGTCTCCAGGGTTTCGCCAATAATGGCTGGGGCGCGAGCCTGATCAGTATCGCCCAGGCCGCTGATCCCTCCGGCCGGACCCCCGGCGTGCTGGCGACCAACTGGGACTTTGGCAAAGCCCTTGCCGGCAGCAAGAAGGGCTCCTTCGACAACACCAACATCAACCTCGGCTGGACCAGCAAGAGCGACACCGGCGCCACCGCCATCACCATGGACGTGTGGGTACCTGCCGACGCTCCGCTCGGCGCCCAGATCTCGATCTTCGCCATGGACCATGCCAAGTGGACCTGGACGGAGAAATCCTTCTTCCTGAATGACAGCACCTTCAAGCCGGGCATGTGGAACACCATGACCTATAATGTGCTGGAACACGTCGCCTCCGGCGAAATCGATCCCACCACCGTCCTCACCGTCGGCTGCCAGATTTACTACAATGTCGATAACAACTGGGCGGGAACGGTTTATTTTGACAACTTTACCCTCGTCGGCATCAAAGCCCCCGAAGGCAAGGTGGTTTCGCCGGCCATCACCGGCACCATCGAAACCTTCAGCGGCCCCGGCGTGACCTACAATTACTTCAACGTCGCCTGGGTGGATAATGAGATCGGCACCGAGACTTACAATGTCTACATGAGCAAGTCGCCGATCACCAACGTCGCGGCGCCCGGTGTGGTCCTGATTGGCAATGCGATCCCGCATGCGACCCAGTATTATGCCTATCGCCCGTGGTCCAAGACCAGCGAACCGGTGACCCTCTATTTCGCCGTCACTGCGGTGGCTTCCGACGGCACCGAGATGGATCTCACCGACAAATCCGTTGCCGGCCCGCTGACCTGCAATACCAGCGTCACCGCCAAGGCCTATTACGTCGCCGACTTCGCCAGCAAGTTCTCGCTGGACGGGCTGGACAACGAATTCACGGACTACAAACAGTACGGGCTCAGGGCTGAGCGCCATAATGGTACCGATACCACGGGCTGGACCCCGACCTCCACGGACATGAGCTGGAATGCCACCTTTGTCATCGATGACGACTATCTCTACATCTCCGCCGATGTCACCGACGACGACCTCAACGCTAACGGCAGTGAGCCGGTGGTCTCCGGCAGCCAGGCGTGGATGGGCGATGCCCTGGAGTTCTATCTGGGCTTCTACAATGCCCTGCTGGAGCCGCCTCACAAGTTCAAGGATGTGGATTTGGCCGGCACCGGTGACTGGCGTATCGGCTTTACAGCCTGGGGAACGACCCAGAAGAGCGGATCCTCCGACTTTGAGTTCCCGGGCGTCGAGCGGACGGTCTACCAAAAGTTCACCGGCGACGGCTACATCATAGAGGTCCGCATTGCTCTCGATTCGTTGGCCAAAGGCCATGATCTCAAGGTGGTTGACGGCATGATGATGCCGTTACGCATCGACGGCACGGATCTCGATCCCTCCAAGGGCGATACCGGGCGTACCCTGTGGACCGGCTGGGGCAATCAGGGTAACTCCCAGGACTGGATGCGTCCAGCAACCTTCGGTTTCCTTCAGGTCATCGGCGGCCCGACCGCAGTCGAGACCGAACCGGTGCAGCCGCTGGTGTTCGAGTTGAAGAATAACTATCCCAATCCCTTCAACCCTGTCACCACCATCTCCTATCAGGTAGCGAAGACCTCCCCGGTGCGGATCGCCGTGTATGATCTGCTCGGCAAGGAAGTGGCGACTCTGGTCGACGGCCAGATCACCGCCGGTTCTCACACCATCACCTGGAACGGACAGAACCACGCCGGTCAGGCGGTCAGTAGCGGTGTCTATTTCTGCCGCATGATCACTCCGGAGTATTCGCACATTCTCAAGATGACTCTGCTCAAATAA